In Chitinophaga oryzae, the sequence TAAACCGGCGATCGCCTGTTTGTGTGCGATAATTTCTTCCGGGCTTCTCACCTGGCTGATAGCGAATACGGCGTTGGCCGGGTTTTTTGTTTTTTCGGCAAATGCGAAGAAGTCCTGTTCAAATTCTTTTTCTTTTTTCTGGATGGCTTCCAGTTGCGGCTGGAGCACGCTGTCTGCTACTTTGGCGTTATGGAGGCTGTCTACCTTGCGCATTTCTTCTGTCAGGGCGATAGACTGTTTGCTGACGTTCTGCAGGAACTGCTGCAGTTCAGCCGTTGCCTCGGAGCCTGTAATCTTCATGGTTTCGAGGTCGTTGACATCGCCTGTCAGTTTCATATCGCCTGCGTCGAGCGCCAGCAGAACGAATTTGCCATTATCAAAACGGATGCGGTAGAGGCCTTGTTCGGGCACCATACCTTTCAGGGTAAATTTACCGCTGGCATCTTTTACATTGGTGGAGTCCACCACTTTCAGGTTTTCCAGCGTCAGTTCTTCCAGTACTACAGGTCCGAGGGGAAGATTGCTGAATTGTCCCTCGATTTTAAATTCTCCTTTTTCCTGCTGTCCGGCACATCCGGCCAGGAAAGCTGCTACGGACATCCACAATAAGTATTTTTTCATGCTACTATTTTTTATCGTTTTCTGAGCCTTTCAACTGTCAATATTAGCTAAATATCTTCAAAGCGGCTATCCTTTCAGTTTTTCGGCCAGCAGTTCGTTGGTGAGCCGGGGATCAGCCTTGCCTTTGGACAGTTTCATCACTTCTCCTACAAACAGCGACATCAGGCCTTTTTTGCCACTGCGGAAAGCAGCTACCTTATCGGGGTATTTGGCGAGCACCTCATCAATGATGGGGCTGATGTTGTCGGCGTTGGTGTCCTGCAGGAGGTTGAGCCGTGTGGCGATGGCCAGCGGGTCTTCGGTGGTGGCGGTAATCATCTCCGGCAATATCTTCGAGGAGGCGATGGAGAAGCTTACCTTTCCGCTGTCGGTGAGATGGATCAGCGCTGCCAGGGCTGCAGGGGGCACCGGGAACCGGGAGATATCTTCCGAATGTTCGTTGAGCCATGATTTAACGGGGCCCAGCATCCAGTTGGCGGCTGCTTTATATTGCGTGGTAACGGCGGTCAGGCTCTCGAAGTAGTCTGAAGTGCCTTTATCGTCGCAGATCACGCGGGCGTCGTATTCCGGCAGGCCGTAGACGGTGGTGTATTTAAGGATCAGTTCTTCCGGCAGTGCGGGCAGCGTGGCCCTGATGGCGGCAA encodes:
- a CDS encoding TlpA disulfide reductase family protein, with the protein product MKKYLLWMSVAAFLAGCAGQQEKGEFKIEGQFSNLPLGPVVLEELTLENLKVVDSTNVKDASGKFTLKGMVPEQGLYRIRFDNGKFVLLALDAGDMKLTGDVNDLETMKITGSEATAELQQFLQNVSKQSIALTEEMRKVDSLHNAKVADSVLQPQLEAIQKKEKEFEQDFFAFAEKTKNPANAVFAISQVRSPEEIIAHKQAIAGLTTRFPKNTLVKSMTDKIAELEKNNQLSAGDAAGGDDEASTAVKVGMEAPDFTLPDPNGKMISLKSLRGKYVLLDFWASWCGPCREENPNVVKAFQQFKGKNFTVLGVSLDKTKDQWLAAIAKDGLTWNHVSDLKFWDSSVVPLYGINAIPTNFLLDPQGKVIASDLRGDALTAKLQEVLK